actccttttttatgctaaaAGAAGAAGTCAATCAAGCTAGCTAGTTTGTCCAACCTTACTTCTCAATAAAGTATAGTTTTCCTATTTTGAATTGCTGCATTCTCCATGAATAGTCCCCACCTTTTTGAATGCATGCTCTGAACCATTGCTCTGTCCCTCTTCACTATCATCCTCTTCAtcctctcctccttcttcctcttcttgTGTTCCCTCACTCTCTGTTCCACCATCCAGAGTGAAGATAGCACGACACCGATCCCCCCCATCCTGCTCTGTCAGTTCCTCTTCCGTTTCCTCTGGGTGGGTAGGTGGCTGGCGTATTCCTTCCACAGTCTGTTGGAAAGAAAAAGTTTGTATCAGGGATAGACGCAAGTGGAAATGACATTAAAGGCACGCTCCTATACAACCCCAAATACCTTGCTGAGCTGTTGTTGGTCAAGATAGTGCTGGTGCTGAAGGACCAGTTGCTGGAGGGCCTGTGGGCTTTGTGGGAGAGGGGAGGACTGTGTGCGGCTTAGAGGACGATGTCGGGGGCCCTTTGTGACCAAGCGTAGTGAACTGGACACACGCTCTCCCCCCACCAGGGGGGACTGACCGTGCAGCGGGACTGAGACATGAATAGAAGGTATGTTGAAAAGAGACATTGTGCCGAGTGAAATCAACAAAGTAAAGAAGACAGTGAACAAAGAAATATATGAAAAGCAGTGAATGAAAAAgacttatgaaaaaaaataaactgaaaacattttaagggaaaaagaaaataatgatcCATTAATAGGAGGAGAATGAAAATGAGGCAATAGAAAATAAAAGGTGACAAATTATAAATATTAGGAGTAAATTCAAATGCTGAAGATATTTCTGGGAGGAATATCAACCTGTTATAAGGGCACTCTGCTGCCTAGCTTGCTCCAATAAAAGTACATGCTGTAGGAGGGAAGGAGCCCCCAGGCTTATCTCCCCTCCATCCAGGGTTGGAAGTGGCGTAGTGCTGATGAAAGGACCACCAGGCCGTAGGCTTTGGCGCTCTGTCCCCTCCTGGGAGGTGAACTGGCCCTGAAGAGAGATTCTATAGTTAATACAACCATGTCATCCACCATTACCATTTTCTTCTCTCAACATCCTTTAAGATGTATCATGATCATATAACAAGCACCTATGGAACAGGTACTCACAGTGAGGTTGCTGGCACTTCCCTGCAGGCATATATTGGGTAATGACGGAGACGTATATAGCCCTAAAGGCCCTCCCGTTCCATCCAAGGTGAGAATTCTCTGCTGAGGAAGCAAGTGCAGGTAAGCATGGAGCAGAGCACTATTACTGACCAATCATTAGACACTAATACCAGGCACTTCATGATCTTCTCCAAAAAAATGTCACAAAACTTTTCCCAAAATTCCCAACTGTATTCCGCCTTGCAACCTATTCAATTATTTCCCATCATTATAGAGTTATGAGCCTTTGTTTCTCCTGGAAATCTCTCACTTACCTCACTAACAATATTCGGCACACTCCCCGTCAGCCCGTTTTCACAGATGGCACTATTTGAGCTGTTTGGGGAGCTGGGTCCTGATCCTGGGGCACTATTACATACAGAGGAAACTGCAAGGGGAATTACAATACATCAATGATGAAAGTTTTGTAGGTAAAACATGATACGTAATGAGGCAAAGGGAAACATAATGAAGTACTCAGAAAGTGGGAAGAAGCCATTAGAATTGGGAAGGAGGATGGATGCATACCCTGAATCTCAATAGCTCTCTTCTTGAATGCACTGATGACTGTTCCATCCTTCCTGCGGAGAAGAGGACTACTGCGTCTTTCTGCCACCTTCTGCTTTAACCGAGAGCGAACCTTTAAGTTTGGTTCAGAGGCTGAAAGGGGAGACAGGCAAGGAAGGAGAAATATAGgcttatgttttttcttttattgtatccttttttttttcctcttggtCTCTAATAATGCTAATAATGGTTATCCTAGCTAAATGTAAAATGTCATTTTATGTTAGGAAGCAGTGCAAATTGAAATAACTAACATCGTATAAGCATATCAGTGATTAATTGATGGATTTACTGTAGAACACTGTAATAATTGTTTCAAATAAAGTCTTTTAGAACTTTTCCTCTCGGTGTCTGTGATTGGCACTTATGTACAATTGTGTGCAGGGGAAGTGAGATTGCGTGGGAGCTGATTCTGACAGGCTGACACACTTggaagagaaagagagcagaaTGTACCATTCAGTGTATAGTAGAACAGAACAATATTGTTAAAGATTACCATCCACTGCTATTATTTCATTAATGAAACATGCAAAGACTTTCTACTAGTAATCTACAGAACAAGTtcactatagaaaaaaaaaagtgttttagatGAAGGAAGCAGCTTTTGAACATATATCCTTCATCCTTGCACATAAAGATGAGCATATTAACTCTCACAATCACAACATAATATaaagctgttgttttttttaatatgtaaaaatatttaaaaacatattttatgaccATGGCATCAGTGTTTCACTATTTCTAAGTGACGCGGATTGAGATATAATGATGTCACTCCCTTTGAACATTGTGTCGCAATAATCTTGAGTATTTTATTGCTTGAACATGTTTTGAATGTCTTATACATTATGTGCCTGATCGACACAACTTTGATGTTTGTATACTTTGTACTTTATTTGAAAATCAAGAAAACAGacgttttaaaaataaacatactttaTATGTGAACATTGTTTAAAATAGAACTTTGAAAATATAAAAGAGCAAAGCTTAAGTTCCAACATCAAATCACTCCCCTCCTTAATTACCAGTCTTGCGGAGGGGGAAATCATCTCGCCCATCGCAAGTTCCCAGGAGAGGCAGCTTGTAAGAGGGGGGAGTAGCTGGTGACCCGACCTGAGGAGGGGAGCTGTGGTCCAGTGAGGTATGGTGGGTGCCCCTGGAAAGAAAGACGTATATGTTGACATTATCATAAAGGTGGTGAGAGGACGAGATGGGAGACTGAGAGGAAGAAGTCACAGGTGAAGCATAAGAGAGGAACGTAAGGGGGCACAGAGGTCGATGTTAGAGTGGAAGGAATACACAGATAGAAAGCAAAAAGCAGGTTTATAGAGAAGTGAAGGGAAAGTGCTGAGAAGGAGCAATAAGGTTTGTGGAATTAGCATGAAAAAGAAAACTGGAAAAGACggaataagaaagaaaaaaagaaaaaaaagatataagaAAAGAAGGTGTATGGGCAATAACACCGGAATAAGGAAAGTACAAGACAGCAGTAACCAACTCACCAACATTTGGGGTGCTGTAGGATGGAATGGTTTGCACTCCCTGGCATCTCCTTGGATTTGCTGAGCAGAAATTCCTGAAGCTTCAGCTTCACCTCTGTGCTGGCTATGGCACCTTGGAAGGACACAAAGAACAAAAGGAACACAACAGGTTAAAGAACACCATAGCACAAACATCAAACCTGTAACCCCCGTTCTGAAACAGTCCCCCACTTCACCTCTGTCTCTCCACTCTCCCTTACTCTCTTTGCTCTTCTCTTTGTTCCTCAGTATCAGGAGTTGCTGCTCCAGCCTCTGTTTCTCTGCCTCCTCCTGTCTCTGCCTCTCTCGCTTTCTTTGTTGCTCCAGCTCCTGCTGCCTCTTGGCTGCCAAGATCTCTTGTTGCTGCTGCATGTGGAAGACAGACAGGGTAAGGGTAGAGAACACAGACACTGGAGGATGTAAGAACAGATGTGAAGAAGACAGACAGGGTAAGGGTAGTGCACACAGACACTGGAGGATGTAAGAACAGATGTGAAGAAGACAGACAGGGTAAGGGTagagcacacagacactggaggATGTAAGAACAGATGTGAAGAAGACAGACAGGGTAAGGGTAGTGCACACAGACACTGGAGGATGTAAGAACAGATGTGAAGAAGACCACAACCGAAAGACAGTCAATGGATTGCACTGTGTCTGGATCTGGGTATGAATAAAGAATTATCACTAGGTGTGGGAGAAAAGCACTGGGAAATGGTTGAGGGAATGAGCCCTTGATCGATAGATGAGAGTGGAAACCTCTTGGAGTAAGCAGAGAAGATATAACTCGCAGATCGCAGGGATTAAACATTGACATAGTGCAGAGGGTATAAATTAGGGATATACCAAATTGTGTAAAAAAGATGTTCCTGGATCAGGGTATAGAGCAAGTGCTGGATAACAGGTGTAGACTTGATTTACAGGCATTAAGTCCATGGGATTACTGTATAAAAGTGGAGGATTCGGAAAATGTGCTTAAACATGTCTATGTACCAACAATTTTACACCACATTCCATTAACAAGTATTTATGTAGGATGTAAAGTTTTTTATCCCTTAAACAAGCAatgtttcttgtgttttttttttaagaaaatacatacatatacattatatattttagttCTCTATTTTCTATGAAAACGTTCTACTTTTGTGACGTGGAGTTCTGATTTAGTCAgagaaaaatacattaaacaaacaCAATTATGTGCATTGttgaagtgatgtttttattGTGGAATTGactaaaccacacccactttttACACAGGAGGAGAAAGTGGAAGGAAAAACGGTAAACAATACGGAGTGCAAACTGGGACAATACAAAAGGCAATTTCAAGCTAAATTTCCATTCTTCCTCTTTTATAGAATGTTCCCCAATGAGCGCGATACACCAAGGCACTGCAACAAGGGAAGCGTGTTGGTTGGGAACTtatcagggggaagggggggggagttgGTAACTGCTGCGGGGACTGAGGAAAAGAAGATCCCTGTAATGGCTGTTGAGGCAAAGGAGAGGGCTTCCCAATGGTCATCAGGGCATAACGGACAAGATATATGTGGTGTAAGGGTTGTAGATCAATCTACTACAATGTACTTTAGAAGAGGAATATAAGTAGTCACAGATTGGTAGATAGGAGCAGTCTTCATGGTGTAAAGGGTATGGGGAAATAACTAAACCATGGTTTTGTTCTAACTGATTAAAATGTCTATTACAGTGATAAATAGATAACAAGATTTCAGGGTATGAAACAACTGTCCTTTTCAGTTGCAGAGATAATAAAAAGGACAAGTGGCAGGGTTTACAGGGAAATAGGGTAGGACATTCTCTCTGGCAAAGAGAACAGTATATATTATAACAGAACGCTGACAGGTGGGAATACGGTATGTCTCTAGTTTATAGAGAATTAGGATCAGTCTTATGTAATTAAGAATAAAGTGCTGGTCAGGAGACAGATAAAGTCATGGAGGCGACATGGGAGGAGTAAACTCTATGGTACTGAGAATTTAAGTATATTGCAGAGGATCAGCATTATTCTAGCATGGAGGATGGCCAGAACTGTGGGAGAAGGGTTACCAGATTGTCTCTCTGAAGGCTGGGATTGGGGAAGGAAGAGTTGGTAtggtgggggaaaggggggtggTAATGACAGTGTCTGCAGTGGAGGGTGGGCAGAATCATCTATATAGTAAAATGAGGTGCAGGAGTAGTCTCTATGGTGGTGGGGAACCATGCAGTGTAAACTGTCCAGGGGGCAGGGAAGCAAAGGAGTGGAAGAAAGAACAATGGGAAAAGCCTATGGCATGCACTTGTAATTTCAGTAAAACAGACGGGCTATCATTGGAGAGAGGTGGGAGGCATCAATGATTATGGCTCTCAGAAATCAGCAAGACTAGTATTGTAAATACTGGAGAGGTATTGCTAGTGAAGATGGCGTGTAGAACAGTATTTCCTACCTTAAGGTGTTTCTGGATTTGGACCTCATGCTGTCTTGTCAGGTTTTCATGTTGCTTCTGGAATTCAGCAAAAAGAAGCTGCTTctggagctgctgctgctgttttaggagaagaagctgctgctgcagctgctgctCTCGATTAACAGGGTCCATCGGCACTCCAGGACCACTAGCTGCCCGTGGCTCTTGCCTCAACTCCCCGGGACTTGGGGGGAGGCTGCTGGGAGAGGGCACCGCTGCAGAGAGGAGCGGGGTTACCTCCACTGTTTGGAAGAGATAAAAGGCAGATGGTTAGAGAAAGGGACAGTGGGGAACATGACCTAATGATCGTCAAATACTTAATAagctttaatttattgctgtccAATGAAATGTCAATGTAATTAACTCAACACTAGTAATGACAATAAAAGTAAACACTCCCTAGTAGTACATCAGGAAGATAGATGGAGACTGAGGAGCTGCATCAATACAGAGTGCACCTTCCCATACACAAAGAGATTTGATGGTGGGGAAATTAAAGGGATGGATGGTTGTAGTAAAAGCCACTATCGGATATGATGCAGATGGGGCTCTATCTAGCAGGTCCACCTACTATACTTTCTCCCCTTTTACATTTTATCATAAACTGCTGTGTTATAGCTAATTCTGGCCTGTGATGTCCTATGCAATTATTAAAAGGTGCAGTACTTTCTAGAACGGGCAACAACTGCAGGCTAAGTTCTGGTCCTCCACTCATTATGGGTCATTGGCTGGCAAAGAATCCTGAAAACTCAATAGTAGAAACCAACTAATTGTAATTGAATGTAACAGTCCAGTTTGTAGATCTGCGGTGAACAGAGAGCAATCCTGACAGGTCTCCAAATGCTTAGAAAGGTCATTGTTATTTATACTGTCCAAATGCAAAATACTACTTTGTTCTGTAGCACAAATCCTGTCATTGTGTCCACTTGCATGTAAGTATCACCTGCTGCCCATCATTAACATAAAGACATAGCTCAGGCTTCCGTGAAGTCATAGACTATACTTGAAAGTGTTTCTGTCACCTACTTTTATCggattgaaccaatattcatgcaagcacacagtggaggcagccattttgtgaactaAGCCCATATAGGAACACAGtggagccattttgtgggctcagTCAATATTCAATAGGGTCCaaactatcaattcactaggagccagtgacatctcGGAGGCAtcagtaatgtcactagttcctagtaaattaataggctgcattaccATGAACATTggctcaacccacaaaatggctgtcacCACCATGCCTAGTTGACATGAGCACTAAGATAGataaaaacatagaaaaacaTACCGTAAATAAAatgaggggagaaaaaaaaaaaatcagaaatggGCAATAGCAAGCTTAGAGGACATATAAAATGTGAAGAGGGAATAAAGATTTTG
The nucleotide sequence above comes from Mixophyes fleayi isolate aMixFle1 chromosome 6, aMixFle1.hap1, whole genome shotgun sequence. Encoded proteins:
- the HDAC5 gene encoding histone deacetylase 5 isoform X1, which translates into the protein MLLVPRALALPDMLQTIYETEPCVSSADGVKGREPALELLSRAQGHTMPTAVEVTPLLSAAVPSPSSLPPSPGELRQEPRAASGPGVPMDPVNREQQLQQQLLLLKQQQQLQKQLLFAEFQKQHENLTRQHEVQIQKHLKQQQEILAAKRQQELEQQRKRERQRQEEAEKQRLEQQLLILRNKEKSKESKGEWRDRGAIASTEVKLKLQEFLLSKSKEMPGSANHSILQHPKCWGTHHTSLDHSSPPQVGSPATPPSYKLPLLGTCDGRDDFPLRKTASEPNLKVRSRLKQKVAERRSSPLLRRKDGTVISAFKKRAIEIQVSSVCNSAPGSGPSSPNSSNSAICENGLTGSVPNIVSEQRILTLDGTGGPLGLYTSPSLPNICLQGSASNLTGQFTSQEGTERQSLRPGGPFISTTPLPTLDGGEISLGAPSLLQHVLLLEQARQQSALITVPLHGQSPLVGGERVSSSLRLVTKGPRHRPLSRTQSSPLPQSPQALQQLVLQHQHYLDQQQLSKTVEGIRQPPTHPEETEEELTEQDGGDRCRAIFTLDGGTESEGTQEEEEGGEDEEDDSEEGQSNGSEHAFKKLFPDTLPLYQGSLPHSALSRTQSSPAAPLTACSSEPRRRVLSTTGLVYDTLMLKHQCTCGDTNNHPEHAGRIQSIWSRLQETGLLSKCQRVRGRKATLDEIQTVHAEHHTLLYGTSPQSRHKLESKNLLGPLSQKMYSVLPCGGIGVDSDTVWNELYSPAAVRTAVGSLLELAVQVASGELKNGFAVIRPPGHHAEESVAMGFCFFNSVAITAKLLRQKMNVGRILIVDWDIHHGNGTQQAFYSDPNVLYVSLHRYDDGNFFPGSGSPEEVGAGCGVGFNVNIAWTGGVEPPVGDAEYLAAFRMVVMPIAREFSPDFVLVSAGFDAVEGHQSPLGGYSVTAKCFGHLTMQLMSLAGGRVVMALEGGHDLTAICDASEACVSALLGMESAFFDNNILQQRPSDNAVTTLERVIAIQSKHWSSLKDIALGHSLLEAQRGEAEEAETVNAMASLSVDTEQSNTDCISRPLEEPMEDEPVP
- the HDAC5 gene encoding histone deacetylase 5 isoform X7; this encodes MLLVPRALALPDMLQTIYETEPCVSSADGVKGREPALELLSRAQGHTMPTAVEVTPLLSAAVPSPSSLPPSPGELRQEPRAASGPGVPMDPVNREQQLQQQLLLLKQQQQLQKQLLFAEFQKQHENLTRQHEVQIQKHLKQQQEILAAKRQQELEQQRKRERQRQEEAEKQRLEQQLLILRNKEKSKESKGEWRDRGAIASTEVKLKLQEFLLSKSKEMPGSANHSILQHPKCWGTHHTSLDHSSPPQVGSPATPPSYKLPLLGTCDGRDDFPLRKTASEPNLKVRSRLKQKVAERRSSPLLRRKDGTVISAFKKRAIEIQVSSVCNSAPGSGPSSPNSSNSAICENGLTGSVPNIVSEQRILTLDGTGGPLGLYTSPSLPNICLQGSASNLTGQFTSQEGTERQSLRPGGPFISTTPLPTLDGGEISLGAPSLLQHVLLLEQARQQSALITVPLHGQSPLVGGERVSSSLRLVTKGPRHRPLSRTQSSPLPQSPQALQQLVLQHQHYLDQQQLSKTVEGIRQPPTHPEETEEELTEQDGGDRCRAIFTLDGGTESEGTQEEEEGGEDEEDDSEEGQSNGSEHAFKKLFPDTLPLYQGSLPHSALSRTQSSPAAPLTACSSEPRRRVLSTTGLVYDTLMLKHQCTCGDTNNHPEHAGRIQSIWSRLQETGLLSKCQRVRGRKATLDEIQTVHAEHHTLLYGTSPQSRHKLESKNLLGPLSQKMYSVLPCGGIGVDSDTVWNELYSPAAVRTAVGSLLELAVQVASGELKNGFAVIRPPGHHAEESVAMGFCFFNSVAITAKLLRQKMNVGRILIVDWDIHHGNGTQQAFYSDPNVLYVSLHRYDDGNFFPGSGSPEEVG
- the HDAC5 gene encoding histone deacetylase 5 isoform X5; its protein translation is MSVQPLDIGMNLPTQSVEVTPLLSAAVPSPSSLPPSPGELRQEPRAASGPGVPMDPVNREQQLQQQLLLLKQQQQLQKQLLFAEFQKQHENLTRQHEVQIQKHLKQQQEILAAKRQQELEQQRKRERQRQEEAEKQRLEQQLLILRNKEKSKESKGEWRDRGAIASTEVKLKLQEFLLSKSKEMPGSANHSILQHPKCWGTHHTSLDHSSPPQVGSPATPPSYKLPLLGTCDGRDDFPLRKTASEPNLKVRSRLKQKVAERRSSPLLRRKDGTVISAFKKRAIEIQVSSVCNSAPGSGPSSPNSSNSAICENGLTGSVPNIVSEQRILTLDGTGGPLGLYTSPSLPNICLQGSASNLTGQFTSQEGTERQSLRPGGPFISTTPLPTLDGGEISLGAPSLLQHVLLLEQARQQSALITVPLHGQSPLVGGERVSSSLRLVTKGPRHRPLSRTQSSPLPQSPQALQQLVLQHQHYLDQQQLSKTVEGIRQPPTHPEETEEELTEQDGGDRCRAIFTLDGGTESEGTQEEEEGGEDEEDDSEEGQSNGSEHAFKKLFPDTLPLYQGSLPHSALSRTQSSPAAPLTACSSEPRRRVLSTTGLVYDTLMLKHQCTCGDTNNHPEHAGRIQSIWSRLQETGLLSKCQRVRGRKATLDEIQTVHAEHHTLLYGTSPQSRHKLESKNLLGPLSQKMYSVLPCGGIGVDSDTVWNELYSPAAVRTAVGSLLELAVQVASGELKNGFAVIRPPGHHAEESVAMGFCFFNSVAITAKLLRQKMNVGRILIVDWDIHHGNGTQQAFYSDPNVLYVSLHRYDDGNFFPGSGSPEEVGAGCGVGFNVNIAWTGGVEPPVGDAEYLAAFRMVVMPIAREFSPDFVLVSAGFDAVEGHQSPLGGYSVTAKCFGHLTMQLMSLAGGRVVMALEGGHDLTAICDASEACVSALLGMESAFFDNNILQQRPSDNAVTTLERVIAIQSKHWSSLKDIALGHSLLEAQRGEAEEAETVNAMASLSVDTEQSNTDCISRPLEEPMEDEPVP
- the HDAC5 gene encoding histone deacetylase 5 isoform X4; its protein translation is MSVQPLDIGMNLPTQSDGVKGREPALELLSRAQGHTMPTAVEVTPLLSAAVPSPSSLPPSPGELRQEPRAASGPGVPMDPVNREQQLQQQLLLLKQQQQLQKQLLFAEFQKQHENLTRQHEVQIQKHLKQQQEILAAKRQQELEQQRKRERQRQEEAEKQRLEQQLLILRNKEKSKESKGEWRDRGAIASTEVKLKLQEFLLSKSKEMPGSANHSILQHPKCWGTHHTSLDHSSPPQVGSPATPPSYKLPLLGTCDGRDDFPLRKTASEPNLKVRSRLKQKVAERRSSPLLRRKDGTVISAFKKRAIEIQVSSVCNSAPGSGPSSPNSSNSAICENGLTGSVPNIVSEQRILTLDGTGGPLGLYTSPSLPNICLQGSASNLTGQFTSQEGTERQSLRPGGPFISTTPLPTLDGGEISLGAPSLLQHVLLLEQARQQSALITVPLHGQSPLVGGERVSSSLRLVTKGPRHRPLSRTQSSPLPQSPQALQQLVLQHQHYLDQQQLSKTVEGIRQPPTHPEETEEELTEQDGGDRCRAIFTLDGGTESEGTQEEEEGGEDEEDDSEEGQSNGSEHAFKKLFPDTLPLYQGSLPHSALSRTQSSPAAPLTACSSEPRRRVLSTTGLVYDTLMLKHQCTCGDTNNHPEHAGRIQSIWSRLQETGLLSKCQRVRGRKATLDEIQTVHAEHHTLLYGTSPQSRHKLESKNLLGPLSQKMYSVLPCGGIGVDSDTVWNELYSPAAVRTAVGSLLELAVQVASGELKNGFAVIRPPGHHAEESVAMGFCFFNSVAITAKLLRQKMNVGRILIVDWDIHHGNGTQQAFYSDPNVLYVSLHRYDDGNFFPGSGSPEEVGAGCGVGFNVNIAWTGGVEPPVGDAEYLAAFRMVVMPIAREFSPDFVLVSAGFDAVEGHQSPLGGYSVTAKCFGHLTMQLMSLAGGRVVMALEGGHDLTAICDASEACVSALLGMESAFFDNNILQQRPSDNAVTTLERVIAIQSKHWSSLKDIALGHSLLEAQRGEAEEAETVNAMASLSVDTEQSNTDCISRPLEEPMEDEPVP
- the HDAC5 gene encoding histone deacetylase 5 isoform X6 translates to MDPVNREQQLQQQLLLLKQQQQLQKQLLFAEFQKQHENLTRQHEVQIQKHLKQQQEILAAKRQQELEQQRKRERQRQEEAEKQRLEQQLLILRNKEKSKESKGEWRDRGAIASTEVKLKLQEFLLSKSKEMPGSANHSILQHPKCWGTHHTSLDHSSPPQVGSPATPPSYKLPLLGTCDGRDDFPLRKTASEPNLKVRSRLKQKVAERRSSPLLRRKDGTVISAFKKRAIEIQVSSVCNSAPGSGPSSPNSSNSAICENGLTGSVPNIVSEQRILTLDGTGGPLGLYTSPSLPNICLQGSASNLTGQFTSQEGTERQSLRPGGPFISTTPLPTLDGGEISLGAPSLLQHVLLLEQARQQSALITVPLHGQSPLVGGERVSSSLRLVTKGPRHRPLSRTQSSPLPQSPQALQQLVLQHQHYLDQQQLSKTVEGIRQPPTHPEETEEELTEQDGGDRCRAIFTLDGGTESEGTQEEEEGGEDEEDDSEEGQSNGSEHAFKKLFPDTLPLYQGSLPHSALSRTQSSPAAPLTACSSEPRRRVLSTTGLVYDTLMLKHQCTCGDTNNHPEHAGRIQSIWSRLQETGLLSKCQRVRGRKATLDEIQTVHAEHHTLLYGTSPQSRHKLESKNLLGPLSQKMYSVLPCGGIGVDSDTVWNELYSPAAVRTAVGSLLELAVQVASGELKNGFAVIRPPGHHAEESVAMGFCFFNSVAITAKLLRQKMNVGRILIVDWDIHHGNGTQQAFYSDPNVLYVSLHRYDDGNFFPGSGSPEEVGAGCGVGFNVNIAWTGGVEPPVGDAEYLAAFRMVVMPIAREFSPDFVLVSAGFDAVEGHQSPLGGYSVTAKCFGHLTMQLMSLAGGRVVMALEGGHDLTAICDASEACVSALLGMESAFFDNNILQQRPSDNAVTTLERVIAIQSKHWSSLKDIALGHSLLEAQRGEAEEAETVNAMASLSVDTEQSNTDCISRPLEEPMEDEPVP
- the HDAC5 gene encoding histone deacetylase 5 isoform X2 — protein: MLLVPRALALPDMLQTIYETEPCVSSADGVKGREPALELLSRAQGHTMPTAVEVTPLLSAAVPSPSSLPPSPGELRQEPRAASGPGVPMDPVNREQQLQQQLLLLKQQQQLQKQLLFAEFQKQHENLTRQHEVQIQKHLKQQQEILAAKRQQELEQQRKRERQRQEEAEKQRLEQQLLILRNKEKSKESKGEWRDRGAIASTEVKLKLQEFLLSKSKEMPGSANHSILQHPKCWGTHHTSLDHSSPPQVGSPATPPSYKLPLLGTCDGRDDFPLRKTASEPNLKVRSRLKQKVAERRSSPLLRRKDGTVISAFKKRAIEIQVSSVCNSAPGSGPSSPNSSNSAICENGLTGSVPNIVSERILTLDGTGGPLGLYTSPSLPNICLQGSASNLTGQFTSQEGTERQSLRPGGPFISTTPLPTLDGGEISLGAPSLLQHVLLLEQARQQSALITVPLHGQSPLVGGERVSSSLRLVTKGPRHRPLSRTQSSPLPQSPQALQQLVLQHQHYLDQQQLSKTVEGIRQPPTHPEETEEELTEQDGGDRCRAIFTLDGGTESEGTQEEEEGGEDEEDDSEEGQSNGSEHAFKKLFPDTLPLYQGSLPHSALSRTQSSPAAPLTACSSEPRRRVLSTTGLVYDTLMLKHQCTCGDTNNHPEHAGRIQSIWSRLQETGLLSKCQRVRGRKATLDEIQTVHAEHHTLLYGTSPQSRHKLESKNLLGPLSQKMYSVLPCGGIGVDSDTVWNELYSPAAVRTAVGSLLELAVQVASGELKNGFAVIRPPGHHAEESVAMGFCFFNSVAITAKLLRQKMNVGRILIVDWDIHHGNGTQQAFYSDPNVLYVSLHRYDDGNFFPGSGSPEEVGAGCGVGFNVNIAWTGGVEPPVGDAEYLAAFRMVVMPIAREFSPDFVLVSAGFDAVEGHQSPLGGYSVTAKCFGHLTMQLMSLAGGRVVMALEGGHDLTAICDASEACVSALLGMESAFFDNNILQQRPSDNAVTTLERVIAIQSKHWSSLKDIALGHSLLEAQRGEAEEAETVNAMASLSVDTEQSNTDCISRPLEEPMEDEPVP